The DNA sequence CGCTGGGGCGGAGGAGGGGGCCGAGGCCTTCACCATCGTCATTCCGCCGCCCAACGTCACCGGCTCGCTGCATATGGGCCATGCGCTCAACAACACGCTGCAGGACATTCTGGTCCGCTTCGAGCGCATGCGTGGCAAGAACGTCTTGTGGCAGCCCGGCATGGACCATGCCGGCATCGCCACGCAGATGGTGGTCGAGCGGCAGCTGATGGAAAAGCAGATCCACCGCCGCGATCTCACCCGCGAGGAATTCATCGAGAAAGTGTGGGAGTGGAAGGCCGAATCGGGCGGCGCGATCTTCAACCAGCTGAAACGTCTCGGCGCTTCCGCCGACTGGTCGCGCGAACGCTTCACCATGGACGAGGGCCTCTCCAAGGCCGTGCTCGAAGTCTTCGTCACGCTCTACAAGGAAGGGCTGATCTACAAGGACAAGCGCCTTGTGAACTGGGACCCGAAACTGTTGACCGCGATCTCCGATCTCGAGGTCGAGCAGCAGGAGGTCAACGGCAACCTCTGGCATTTCCGCTATCCGGTCGAAGGCGTGACGTTCGATCCCGAGAATCCAAAAACCTTCGTTATCGTGGCGACGACTCGTCCCGAGACAATGCTGGGCGACACGGCTGTCGCGGTGAATCCAGAGGACGACCGGTTCCGGCATCTCGTCGGCAAGAATGTCGTCCTGCCGATCGTCGGGCGCAAGATCCCTGTCGTGGCCGACGAGTATTCCGATCCGGAAAAGGGGTCCGGAGCGGTCAAGATCACGCCGGCGCATGATTTCAACGACTTCGAGGTCGGCAAGCGCCACAAGCTGCCGGCGATCAACATCCTGACCGTCGAAGCGGCCATCAAGCTCAGGGATAATGAGGACTTCCTCGCCGGCGTCGAGGTGACGCCGGAGCGCCAGGCCGTCTGGGACGAGCTCGACGGCCTCGACCGTTTCGTTGCGCGCAAGAAGATCGTCGAGCTGATGGAGGCCGGCGGCTTCCTCGACAAGGTCGAGCCGCACCGCCATGCGGTGCCGCATGGCGACCGCGGCGGCGTGCCGATCGAACCGTTCCTGACCGAGCAGTGGTACGCCAACGCGGCGGAACTCGCCAAGCCGGCGATCGCCTCGGTGCGCGAGGGGCGCACCAAAATAATCCCCAACAGCTGGGACAAGACCTACTTCCAGTGGATGGAGAATATCGAACCCTGGTGTATTTCGCGCCAGCTCTGGTGGGGTCACCAGATTCCGGCCTGGTACGGGCCAGATGGGCGTGTCTTCGTCGAGAAGACCGAGGAAGAGGCGCTGAGCGCCGCCATCGAATATTATCTGGCGCTGGAAGGGCCATGGAAGGCCTGGGTCGAGGACAAGCTCGAGAACTTCAAGCCGGGCGAGATCCTGACCCGCGACGAGGATGTGCTCGACACCTGGTTCTCGTCGGCGCTGTGGCCTTTCTCGACGCTGGGCTGGCCGGAGCAGACGCCGGAGCTGAAGACTTATTATCAGACCGACGTGCTGGTGACCGGCTTCGATCTTATCTTCTTCTGGGTCGCCCGCATGATGATGATGGGCCTCCACTTCATGGGCGAGGAGCCGTTCCACACCGTTTATATGCATGCGCTGGTGCGCGACAAGAACGGCGCCAAGATGTCGAAGTCGAAAGGCAACGTCATCGATCCGCTCGACCTGATCGACGAATATGGCGCCGATGCGCTGCGTTTCACCCTAACGGTGATGGCTGCCCAAGGGCGCGATGTTAAGCTCGATCCGGCGCGTATCGCCGGCTACCGCAATTTCGGCACCAAGCTGTGGAACGCGACGCGTTTCGCCGAGATGAACGAAGTCGCGCGCAATGACGATTTCTGGCTGAACGACGCCAAGCTGGCGGTCAACCGCTGGATCCTGACCGAACTGACACGCGCCGCGCGCGAGGTCACCGACGGCATCACCTCGTATCGCTTCAACGAGGCGGCTGGAGCCGCCTACCGCTTCGTCTGGAACCTGTTCTGCGACTGGTATCTGGAACTGTTGAAGCCGGTGTTCATGGGCTCGGACGAGGCCGCCAAGGCCGAAAGCCGCGCCTGCGTCGCCTTCGTGCTCGACGAGATCTACAAGCTCCTGCATCCGATGATGCCGTTCATGACCGAGGAGCTCTGGGCGCAGACGGCGGGCGAGGGCAGGGAGCGGGGCTCGCTGCTGTGCCATGCCGCATGGCCGTCGCCGGATTTCGAGGACCATGAAGCGGCTGGCGACATCAACTGGCTGGTCGATCTCGTCTCCGGCATCCGCTCGGTGCGCTCGGAGATGAACGTGCCGCCGGCAGCCATTGCGCCGCTGGTGGTGGTCGGCGCCAACGATGTGACGCGCGAGCGGCTGGTTCGCGAGGAGTCGGCGATCAAGCGGCTGGCGCGTGTCGGCGACATCTCGCTTGCCGATGCGGCACCCAAGGGGTCGGCACAGATCGTGCTCAACGAGGCGACGATCTGCCTGCCCCTTGGCAGCCTAATCGACCTCACCGCGGAGGCCGGGCGGCTGCAGAAGGAACTGGTCAAGGTCACCGAGGAAATCGCGCGCCTGCACAAGAAGCTGTCGAATGAGAAATTCGTCGCCAGCGCGCCGGCCGAGATCGTCGAAGGCGAGCGGGAAAAGCTCGCCGAATATCGCGCCGCGCAGGACAAGCTTTCGGTGGCGTTGACCAGGGTTCGTGACGCCGGCTGAAAGGCAGATTCGCGAGACTTTAGCATCCTCTAAAATGGGTAGTCTTTTGCCTCGAAAATCGGCATTCCGTTGCGTTAATGTTGACGTAAACGGAAGTTTTTGCCCCATTGTTGCCATAATGTAACAATGGGGCCGAAGACCCCTTAAATCGGCTTTTTTTGGGCCTTTCTGGCCGTTTTTTTCCTTTTTTGGGAAAGGCAAACCTTGCCAAAGGCCCTTTTTTGGCGCCGCGGCATCCGCTCGCATTTTGTCCAAAATACGTTGCGGGAACATGTACATGTACGCCAATCAATTCGTTGTTGCACCGTTAACCTGAATTGGTTCTAGCTTGATGCACTAGTTATTCGGGGAGGACATCCATGAACAATTTGCGTCTGAAAGCACTGCTGGGAGCAGGATGCTTTTCGCTGGCTTTGGCGGGCTCGGTTATCCATCCGGCGCATGCGGGCGGCCTGGAGCGCGGCGGCTACGACATCGACCTGTTGTTCGATCCGGCGCCGTTCGCGACTGAAGCCGAAGCGACCTATGTGATGCCGGATCGCAAGTACAAAAATGCGACGGGTCCGGGTGGCTTCAATTTTCTCGGTTCGACGGCGGATGGCGCCGAGGGCTATTGGGTACCCCGTATCGGGGCGAAGGTGCAGGTCGTGCAGGGAGTCGACTGCATGGTCGACTATTCACAGCCGTGGGGTGCCCACACAGCGCCTGGTACGTCTTGGAATGGCGCGTTTTCCAACGTCGAAACGGATATCAAGAGCAATAACTACGCTGGTACCTGCTCCTACAAGTTCGATGTCGGCAAGGGCCAACTCCGTTTTATCGGCGGCGTGTTCTACCAGGATATTTCAGGCTTCAAGGAGAGCCTGGTTGGTTTCAATCCAATTGGGCCGTCACCGATTGGCCGCGTCGACCTGGAGGCCAATGGATGGGGCTGGCGAGCCGGCGTTGCATACGAAATCCCCGATATCGCTCTTCGCGCGAGCTTGGTCTACAATTCCCAGGTCAAACTTGACAACATCACCGGCACACTCACGACGCCACTTGGGTCTGAGCCGATTTATGGCTCGACGCAATACATGCCAGACTCGTTGGAGTTGAAACTTCAGTCTGGCATCGCACCCGGCTGGCTTGCCTTCGGCTCGATCAAGTGGGTCAATTGGAGTGTGCTGCAAAGCGTTCCGATCTGCCCGACTCGTTTTGTTCCATCCGCGTCTTGCTTTACCGGTTCCCCGGGTGCAGTCACCTCACTCGACCTGATGTATCGCGACGGCTGGACCGTCACCGGCGGTATCGGTCACAAGTTTAACGATCAGTGGAGCGCTGCCGGTCAGCTTTCCTGGGACCGTGGCACCTCGCATGGTTACGGCGCGCAGACCGATACTTGGACGCTGGGCGGCGGCGTTGCTTATACGCCTCGGCCTAATATCGAAGTACGTCTGGCGGGTGCGGTTGGCGTCCTGACCAGCGGCCATTCCGGCACGTTGGCCGGAGAAAACGGCTACGTGGCTGGCGAAGACGCCAGCTACGACTTCGGCAACGATCTGGTAACGGCCCTATCGGGTGGAATCAAGATCAAGTTCTAAATCTCTGAAAACTATAATAAAAGGCTGGGCATTGCCCGGCCTTTTCGTTTGAGCCGGGTTTATCGGCGGCGCCGTCATCCAAGCTGCGTTGTATATAAGCCGCACTGTGGCCGCCTCGTGCGATTGTGACGTTTTGGCAACACTTTCTGAACAACCCCTGCGCTGGAAGTCAGGTCGAGGAAATTGCCCATTTCCCGCCATAAACCCGGCGCACCTCGATCTTGTCTCGGGACACGCGCCAAAAGGCTCGGCGATGGGACAGGCCGCACCGCCCGCGGCAAGGAAGAGAATGGACGCCAAGGTCATCTCAAAGGCTAAGCTCCCTAGCCGCCATGTGACTGTCGGTCCGGCGCGTGCGCCGCACCGGTCCTATCTCTATGCCATGGGCCTCTCGGCGGCCGAGATCGCGCAGCCGCTGGTCGGCGTCGCCTCCTGCTGGAACGAAGCGGCACCCTGCAACATTTCGCTGATGCGGCAGGCGCAGGTGGTCAAGAAAGGGGTGGCCGCCGCCAACGGCACGCCGCGCGAATTCTGCACCATCACCGTCACCGACGGCATCGCGATGGGCCACCAGGGCATGAAGTCGTCGCTGGTGTCGCGCGAGGTCATCGCCGATTCGGTCGAGCTCACCATGCGCGGCCATTGCTACGATGCGCTGGTCGGTCTCGCCGGCTGCGACAAGTCGCTGCCCGGCATGATGATGGCCATGGTGCGGCTCAACGTGCCGTCGATATTCATCTATGGCGGCTCGATCCTGCCCGGCAGCTATCGCGGCCGCCAGATCACCGTACAGGATGTGTTCGAGGCTGTCGGGCAGCACTCGGTCGGCACGATCGGCGATGCCGAGCTGCTCGAAATCGAGCAGGCCGCCTGTCCCTCGGCCGGCTCCTGCGGTGCCCAGTTCACCGCCAACACGATGGCCACCGTCGCGGAGGCGATCGGTCTCGCGCTGCCCTATTCCTGCGGCGCGCCCGCGCCCTACGAAATGCGCGACCGCTTCAATTTCGCTTCCGGCGAAAAAATCATGGAGCTGATCGCCAAAAACATCCGGCCGCGCGACATCGTCACGCTGAAGGCGCTGGAAAACGCGGCGACCGTGGTTTCGGCCACCGGCGGCTCGACCAATGCGGCACTGCACCTGCCGGCGATCGCTCATGAGGCGGGGCTGAAATTCGACCTGTTCGACGTGGCAAAAATCTTCGAGAAGACGCCTTACATCGCCGACCTCAAGCCGGGCGGCAAATATGTAGCCAAGGACATGTTCGAGGCCGGCGGCATTCCGCTGCTGATGAAGACGCTGCTCGACCATGGCTATCTGCATGGCGATTGCCTGACGGTCACTGGCCGCACTTTGGCCGAAAATATGGAGCACGTTGCCTGGAATGAACACCAGGATGTGGTCCGCCCGGCCGACAGACCTATTACCCAAACCGGCGGTGTCGTGGGTTTGAAGGGAAACCTTGCTCCCGAAGGCGCGATCGTGAAGGTCGCGGGCATGGCGGAGTTAAAGTTCTCCGGTCCGGCGCGCTGCTTCGATTCGGAAGAGGAATGTTTCGAAGCGGTGACGCATCGCAACTACCGGGAAGGCGAGGTTCTGGTCATCCGCTATGAGGGACCGCGCGGCGGCCCTGGCATGCGCGAGATGCTGTCGACGACGGCGGCACTCTACGGCCAGGGCATGGGCGGCAAGGTGGCACTGATCACGGACGGTCGCTTCTCGGGCGCGACACGCGGCTTCTGCATCGGCCATGTCGGGCCAGAAGCGGCCGTTGGCGGTCCGATCGGTCTCGTCAAGGATGGCGACGTGATCACGATCGACGCGGTGAACGGCACGATAGAGGTGGCGCTGTCCGATAGCGAGCTGGCGGCTCGGGCGAAGACATGGAAGGCGCGTACGACCGACTATCAGTCGGGCGCGATATGGAAATACGCACAGACGGTAGGGTCCGCCCGGGATGGCGCGGTCACCCATCCGGGCGGTGCGAAAGAAACACACTGCTATGCGGATATCTGAGTTGTTGAAGTCAACACCAGAGTTGCTGAGGTCATCTGTCCTTCCGGCACTGGTCGCGGTTGCGATCTTTGGCGCCGTGGGCCAGGCCGTGGCTTTCGACGACAAGGTGTTCGACGACAAGACCGGAGTGAAGCCGCAGTCGAGCCCCTGGGCGGTGTTCCAGTTCGGCTTCTCCGCCTACAAGAACGGCCACAAGGAACAGGCGGCCGAGGCCTATAAATACGCCGCCGAAAACGGCCAGATCGGCGCCACCTGGAAGCTTGCCCGCATGTATGCCGAAGGCGACGGCGTGGCCCGCGACGATTATGAGGCGTTCAAGTTCTTCTCGGAGATCGTAGACCAGGACGTCGAGCCCGGCTCTCCGGAAGAAAGCTACGTCTCCGACGCGCTGGTGGCGCTGGGCGACTATCTGCGCAAGGGCATTCCCGGCAGCCCGGTCAGCGAGAACGAGGTGGCGGCGCAGGAATACTACATGCGCGCCGCCGCCAATTACCGCAATCCGAACGCCCAGTTCGAGATGGGGCAGATGTTCCTGAAGGGTGAAGGCGGCGTGAAGGCCAGCGTCAAGCAGGCCGGGCGCTGGTTCCAGCTCGCCGCCGAGAAGGGCCATGCCGGCGCGCAGGCGACGCTTGGCCATCTGTTGTTCCAGAGCGGCAAGGTCGTGCGCGGCCTGGCGATGATGACAGCGGCCCTCGAGCGTGCTTCCCCGGCCGATCAGCCCTGGATTCGCGGCATGCAGGAAGAGGCCTTCGCCGCTGCCGGCGAAGCCGACCGTCGCACCGCGATCTCACTGGCCGACGATATCCTGACCAAGGGCAGCAACGTCGATCAGTAAGGTTCTTTCGAGGAACCAGAAAATCAGTTTTCGGTTGGCTCCGTCGGCACCATGCTTGGCGCGGGTGTGGAGATCGGCGTGACGTGCAGGTGCGGCGCCATCGTGTTTGCGGGGCAGCTATCGCCGACCTTTGTCCACGACGTGTTGTTGAGCACCATGTCGCAGCGAGCCAAATGACTCTGATCGGCGACCGTCAGGCAGGCGACCTGGCCGACCGGATAGGATTTTCCATTGGCAAGACATTCCTGCGCGGCGAAGGCCGGCACGATCGCGGCCGTGGCGAGTGCCAAGCCGATCGGACAAAGAGCAAATCGAATGGTCATGGGAACCCCCGCCGCCATGATGATCTCCCATCATGCGTCGGAATGTGGCGATATGAGGGTTTCTCTGGTTATCCGGCCGGCTGCAGCGCGAGGTTGATCGCTACCGGGACGTGATCGGACGGTTTTTCCCAGGCGCGCACATGTTTTTCGATCGAAGCCGATGAGAACCGGTTTGCGGCTTCCGGCGACAACAGCAGATGGTCGATGCGGATGCCGTTGTTCTTCTGCCAGGCGCCGGCCTGATAATCCCAGAACGTGTAGGTATCAGGCGCATCGGTGACCGCGCGCACCGCTTCGGTGAAGCCGAGGTTCAGCAGCCGGCGGAAGGCCTGCCGCGTCCGCGGCTGGAACAGCGCGTCGCCCAGCCAGTTCTCCGGAAACCGCGCGTCGATGGGCTCGGGGATGACATTGTAGTCGCCGGCCAGCACCAGCGCCTCTTCCAGCCTCAGGCGCTCCTGCGCCCACCGCTCCAGCCGCGCCATCCACGACAGCTTGTAGGGGAACTTCTTCTCGTCATCGATCGGGTTGCCGTTGGGCAGATAGAGCGAGGCGACACGAAGTGCGCCCTTGTCGGTGGAAAAAACACCCTCGATGAAACGGGCCTGCTCGTCGATGTCGTCGCCCGGCAGGCCCCTGATGACCTCGTCGAAAGGAAGCTTCGACAGCAGGGCGACACCGTTGAAGCCCTTCTGGCCATGGGTTTCGACATTATAGCCAAGCGCCTCGATCTCGGCACGCGGGAACTGCTCGTCGACCGTCTTGATCTCCTGCAGGCAGACGATGTCGGGCGCGCTCTCGGTCAGCCAATGGGTCAGGTTGCCGATGCGGGCGCGCACGCCGTTGATGTTCCAGGTGACGATTTTCATGACGGTCTCATTGTTCCTGCGGCGGGCGGCGTTCAACGAGTCCGATCGTATTGCCTGCCGGGTCCTTTATAAAGGCCATCCATTCGCTTTCCCCCGCCGGGCCGAACTGGCCCTCGGTGTCGCGATGGACGAGCGCCGGCGGCGCGGTGAAGGGAATGCCGGCTGCCTTGGCCTCGGCATAAAAGGCTTCGAGGCCTGACATGTCGAGATAGAGAGTGCCGGCCGGGATGCCGTCGGTGAACAACAGCCTGACATTGCCGGCCATGATGAAGGCAATGCCGGGCGGATCGTAGCGGGCATGAATGCTCATGCCGAGGACGTCGCGCCAAAAGACCAGCGTCGCGTCGAGGTCGCGACCGGCGGAGAGCGCAACCTGACGAACCGCGCCAGTAGCGGGCATCTCGGTCCTAGATGGAGAAGCTGGTGCCGCAGCCGCAGGAGGCGACCGCATTCGGGTTCCTGATCTGGAACGACTGTCCCATCAGATCGTCGACGAAATCGATCACCGAGCCACCCATATAGACCAGCGACAGATCGTCGATCAGCACCGTGGCGCCATTCTTCTCGATGGCGACGTCGTCGTCATTGCGTGTGTCGACCAGATCGAATTTGTAGGAAAAGCCGGAGCAGCCGCCACCTTCGACGGACACACGCAGCGCCGTCTTGCCGGCTTCGGCCGAAACAATCCTGGCGATCCGCTTGGCCGCGGCCTCGGTCATATCGACTTTCATGGCAGTCTTGG is a window from the Mesorhizobium australicum WSM2073 genome containing:
- a CDS encoding valine--tRNA ligase produces the protein MLEKTYDAKTVEPKIAKVWEEADAFRAGAGAEEGAEAFTIVIPPPNVTGSLHMGHALNNTLQDILVRFERMRGKNVLWQPGMDHAGIATQMVVERQLMEKQIHRRDLTREEFIEKVWEWKAESGGAIFNQLKRLGASADWSRERFTMDEGLSKAVLEVFVTLYKEGLIYKDKRLVNWDPKLLTAISDLEVEQQEVNGNLWHFRYPVEGVTFDPENPKTFVIVATTRPETMLGDTAVAVNPEDDRFRHLVGKNVVLPIVGRKIPVVADEYSDPEKGSGAVKITPAHDFNDFEVGKRHKLPAINILTVEAAIKLRDNEDFLAGVEVTPERQAVWDELDGLDRFVARKKIVELMEAGGFLDKVEPHRHAVPHGDRGGVPIEPFLTEQWYANAAELAKPAIASVREGRTKIIPNSWDKTYFQWMENIEPWCISRQLWWGHQIPAWYGPDGRVFVEKTEEEALSAAIEYYLALEGPWKAWVEDKLENFKPGEILTRDEDVLDTWFSSALWPFSTLGWPEQTPELKTYYQTDVLVTGFDLIFFWVARMMMMGLHFMGEEPFHTVYMHALVRDKNGAKMSKSKGNVIDPLDLIDEYGADALRFTLTVMAAQGRDVKLDPARIAGYRNFGTKLWNATRFAEMNEVARNDDFWLNDAKLAVNRWILTELTRAAREVTDGITSYRFNEAAGAAYRFVWNLFCDWYLELLKPVFMGSDEAAKAESRACVAFVLDEIYKLLHPMMPFMTEELWAQTAGEGRERGSLLCHAAWPSPDFEDHEAAGDINWLVDLVSGIRSVRSEMNVPPAAIAPLVVVGANDVTRERLVREESAIKRLARVGDISLADAAPKGSAQIVLNEATICLPLGSLIDLTAEAGRLQKELVKVTEEIARLHKKLSNEKFVASAPAEIVEGEREKLAEYRAAQDKLSVALTRVRDAG
- a CDS encoding OmpP1/FadL family transporter: MNNLRLKALLGAGCFSLALAGSVIHPAHAGGLERGGYDIDLLFDPAPFATEAEATYVMPDRKYKNATGPGGFNFLGSTADGAEGYWVPRIGAKVQVVQGVDCMVDYSQPWGAHTAPGTSWNGAFSNVETDIKSNNYAGTCSYKFDVGKGQLRFIGGVFYQDISGFKESLVGFNPIGPSPIGRVDLEANGWGWRAGVAYEIPDIALRASLVYNSQVKLDNITGTLTTPLGSEPIYGSTQYMPDSLELKLQSGIAPGWLAFGSIKWVNWSVLQSVPICPTRFVPSASCFTGSPGAVTSLDLMYRDGWTVTGGIGHKFNDQWSAAGQLSWDRGTSHGYGAQTDTWTLGGGVAYTPRPNIEVRLAGAVGVLTSGHSGTLAGENGYVAGEDASYDFGNDLVTALSGGIKIKF
- the ilvD gene encoding dihydroxy-acid dehydratase, giving the protein MDAKVISKAKLPSRHVTVGPARAPHRSYLYAMGLSAAEIAQPLVGVASCWNEAAPCNISLMRQAQVVKKGVAAANGTPREFCTITVTDGIAMGHQGMKSSLVSREVIADSVELTMRGHCYDALVGLAGCDKSLPGMMMAMVRLNVPSIFIYGGSILPGSYRGRQITVQDVFEAVGQHSVGTIGDAELLEIEQAACPSAGSCGAQFTANTMATVAEAIGLALPYSCGAPAPYEMRDRFNFASGEKIMELIAKNIRPRDIVTLKALENAATVVSATGGSTNAALHLPAIAHEAGLKFDLFDVAKIFEKTPYIADLKPGGKYVAKDMFEAGGIPLLMKTLLDHGYLHGDCLTVTGRTLAENMEHVAWNEHQDVVRPADRPITQTGGVVGLKGNLAPEGAIVKVAGMAELKFSGPARCFDSEEECFEAVTHRNYREGEVLVIRYEGPRGGPGMREMLSTTAALYGQGMGGKVALITDGRFSGATRGFCIGHVGPEAAVGGPIGLVKDGDVITIDAVNGTIEVALSDSELAARAKTWKARTTDYQSGAIWKYAQTVGSARDGAVTHPGGAKETHCYADI
- a CDS encoding tetratricopeptide repeat protein; this encodes MRISELLKSTPELLRSSVLPALVAVAIFGAVGQAVAFDDKVFDDKTGVKPQSSPWAVFQFGFSAYKNGHKEQAAEAYKYAAENGQIGATWKLARMYAEGDGVARDDYEAFKFFSEIVDQDVEPGSPEESYVSDALVALGDYLRKGIPGSPVSENEVAAQEYYMRAAANYRNPNAQFEMGQMFLKGEGGVKASVKQAGRWFQLAAEKGHAGAQATLGHLLFQSGKVVRGLAMMTAALERASPADQPWIRGMQEEAFAAAGEADRRTAISLADDILTKGSNVDQ
- the xth gene encoding exodeoxyribonuclease III — encoded protein: MKIVTWNINGVRARIGNLTHWLTESAPDIVCLQEIKTVDEQFPRAEIEALGYNVETHGQKGFNGVALLSKLPFDEVIRGLPGDDIDEQARFIEGVFSTDKGALRVASLYLPNGNPIDDEKKFPYKLSWMARLERWAQERLRLEEALVLAGDYNVIPEPIDARFPENWLGDALFQPRTRQAFRRLLNLGFTEAVRAVTDAPDTYTFWDYQAGAWQKNNGIRIDHLLLSPEAANRFSSASIEKHVRAWEKPSDHVPVAINLALQPAG
- a CDS encoding VOC family protein, which encodes MPATGAVRQVALSAGRDLDATLVFWRDVLGMSIHARYDPPGIAFIMAGNVRLLFTDGIPAGTLYLDMSGLEAFYAEAKAAGIPFTAPPALVHRDTEGQFGPAGESEWMAFIKDPAGNTIGLVERRPPQEQ
- the erpA gene encoding iron-sulfur cluster insertion protein ErpA codes for the protein MGADAKTAMKVDMTEAAAKRIARIVSAEAGKTALRVSVEGGGCSGFSYKFDLVDTRNDDDVAIEKNGATVLIDDLSLVYMGGSVIDFVDDLMGQSFQIRNPNAVASCGCGTSFSI